In Carassius auratus strain Wakin unplaced genomic scaffold, ASM336829v1 scaf_tig00214278, whole genome shotgun sequence, one DNA window encodes the following:
- the fyna gene encoding tyrosine-protein kinase fyna: MGCVQCKDKEATKLTDDRETSVSQHAGYRYGSDPTPQHYPSFGVTTIPNYNNFHAPVSQGVTVFGGVNSSSHSGTLRSRGGTGVTLFVALYDYEARSEDDLSFRKGEKFQILNSTEGDWWEARSLTTGGTGYIPSNYVAPVDSIQAEDWYFGKLGRKDAERQLLSNGNPRGTFLIRESETTKGAYSLSIQDWDETKGDHVKHYKIRKLDNGGYYITTRAQFETLQQLVHHYSARAAGLCCRLIVPCHKGMPRLADLSVKTKDVWEIPRESLQLIKRLGNGQFGEVWMGTWNGNTKVAVKTLKPGTMSPESFLEEAQIMKKLRHDKLVQLYAVVSEEPIYIVTEYMSKGSLLDFLKDGEGRGLKLPNLVDMAAQVAAGMAYIERMNYIHRDLRSANILVGDSLVCKIADFGLARLIEDNEYTARQGAKFPIKWTAPEAALYGRFTIKSDVWSFGILLTELVTKGRVPYPGMNNREVLEQVERGYRMPCPQDCPSSLHELMLQCWKRDPEERPTFEYLQAFLEDYFTATEPQYQPGDNL, from the exons ATGGGCTGTGTGCAATGCAAGGATAAAGAGGCAACCAAACTCACAGACGACAGAGAAACTAGTGTCTCACAGCATGCAGGATATCGATATGGGTCTGATCCGACACCTCAGCACTACCCCAGCTTTGGAGTCACCACTATACCCAACTACAACAACTTCCATGCACCTGTCAGTCAAGGAGTGACTGTGTTTGGTGGAGTGAACTCTTCTTCACACTCCGGAACACTACGATCCCGGGGTGGAACAG GAGTAACACTCTTTGTAGCACTTTATGATTATGAAGCAAGGTCAGAGGATGACCTCAGCTTCAGGAAAGGGGAAAAGTTCCAGATTCTAAATAGCAC GGAAGGAGACTGGTGGGAGGCGCGCTCTCTCACTACAGGTGGAACAGGATACATACCCAGTAATTATGTGGCTCCAGTAGACTCCATACAGGCAGAAGA TTGGTATTTTGGAAAACTTGGCCGTAAAGATGCAGAACGGCAACTCTTGTCAAATGGAAATCCCAGAGGCACTTTCCTTATAAGAGAGAGTGAGACCACAAAAG GAGCATATTCATTGTCCATACAGGACTGGGATGAAACTAAAGGCGACCACGTGAAGCACTACAAGATCCGCAAATTGGACAATGGAGGATATTACATCACCACTAGAGCTCAGTTCGAAACTCTGCAGCAGCTTGTGCACCATTATTCTG CCCGGGCTGCAGGGCTTTGTTGCCGTTTAATAGTCCCATGTCATAAAGGCATGCCCCGCCTTGCTGACCTGTCTGTCAAAACCAAAGATGTATGGGAGATCCCACGGGAGTCACTTCAGCTCATCAAACGATTGGGGAATGGACAGTTCGGAGAGGTCTGGATGG GCACATGGAATGGCAATACTAAAGTGGCAGTGAAGACCTTGAAACCGGGCACAATGTCCCCAGAGTCGTTCCTGGAGGAGGCTCAGATAATGAAGAAACTGAGGCATGACAAGCTAGTGCAGCTTTATGCGGTCGTCTCTGAAGAACCCATCTACATTGTGACAGAATATATGAGCAAAG GAAGCCTGCTGGATTTCTTGAAGGATGGTGAAGGACGTGGGCTAAAATTGCCAAATTTAGTGGACATGGCCGCTCAG GTTGCTGCAGGCATGGCTTACATTGAAAGGATGAACTACATCCACAGAGATCTCCGGTCTGCCAATATACTTGTTGGGGACAGCTTAGTGTGCAAGATTGCAGATTTTGGACTGGCAAGACTAATAGAGGACAATGAATACACAGCACGACAAG GTGCCAAGTTCCCAATCAAGTGGACGGCTCCAGAGGCAGCACTCTATGGAAGGTTTACCATCAAGTCAGACGTGTGGTCATTTGGAATACTTCTCACAGAGCTGGTCACCAAAGGACGCGTGCCCTATCCAG GCATGAACAACCGAGAAGTCTTGGAGCAAGTTGAGCGTGGTTACAGGATGCCCTGCCCCCAGGACTGTCCCAGCTCCCTGCACGAGCTCATGCTCCAATGCTGGAAGAGGGACCCCGAGGAGCGGCCCACCTTTGAGTACCTACAGGCCTTCCTGGAGGATTACTTCACTGCCACTGAACCACAATACCAACCCGGAGACAACCTCTAA